In the genome of Xenopus tropicalis strain Nigerian chromosome 10, UCB_Xtro_10.0, whole genome shotgun sequence, the window GAACTGAAGTGAACTGTTTTGAACAGTAAGTCAAAACACACACCTCTTCATAAATTACAATGATTTTCATACTGCCTTTCACTCAAGAATTTTGTCTCAGCCCAATTTTTAATAGGCACGTCAGCTCTGAGATGGTGTTAAGtaacaatatatatttctggAGTAAATCAAAATATGCACCTTCATACATACCACCAATTTAGAACAGATTCTGCCCACCGTTGGATGGAGTTAAATCATGAATAAGcagaaaaacacagcttgagaaacagtacttttataattttataacaCTTCTTGCACTGTAGACAATGCTTTATTATACAcaggagccatgaatatcctgtaaattctacccttataaacagtgcttagtgtcatcagttataatcgttGCTTAGTGACATAATtgagtcacatgactcactgaaacttgtgtaatataaaaatattaagtaCCCCCATTGAAAAATATAAGGTTATTAGAAGTTACCTCTGagttcatgacctgtataaaactcCTCTGCCTTTGTGCCATTATATGGTCAAGGAACTCCTCTGTAAGTTATATCCCTTAGCTAAATAACTATTCTAAAAATGAACATATTTGCAGAAATCATGACATAAATCCTGAACTAATTAACCCCCCCTATTATACTGATTCGTGAAATTAACATAGCTTAGTGGTTACGTCCTAAATATTATATTGTTTGTGAACAGGTCTGTgccaatataaaatatttgcactttAATTATAGATTTACTGAATAGAGTTAAACAAATCCCAGTACTATTCCTCTAGTCTCAGACCGTGAATCAGGTATGCATTACATTAGCTGTAGATtcgtgatgggcgaaatgtttcgccaggcatggatttgcggcgaatttccgcatttcgccattggccgcagaaaaatttgccgtacgtccaaaaattgtcgccggcgtcagaacagaatagtcgcgggtgtcaaaagaatagccgcacaactaaataatagccgcgggcgacaaaatactagccgtgcgacaaaataatagccgtgcgacaaaataatagccgtgcgacaaaataatacccgcaggcgacaaaagaatagccctgggcgacattttttttgttgtttcgctgatctttttttttttgttgtttcgctgatcttttgaaagattcgctaatttttcggcgaagcgaaatggaacaattttaaaggaaaactatacccctgaacaatgttagtctctataaaaatatattgcataaacaagctcatatataaaacgttgctttgtctaaataaaccattatcataaaaatgtacttttttagtggtATGCGcttttgggtaatcctaaatataaaactggcattttaagtgctatgggccgccccctgggctcatatgattcactgtgcacacaaacaaaccaagggcacacatacatgctaggtcacatcaacCATGACAAAATTGTGGCTCAAAGGAAAAAacataaaaggacaatatttactaaaaaatatttaatatattgtttGACAAGCTTCTTTTATAGGTCACATAATAGACTAtctcttggttaagtattcattctgggggtatagttttctaaGTTTATTAGTAAAGTATATGATAATAAAAGATTTTGAACCTAATGCCCTTACTACTTAAATTTGGAGGCCCAGCTTTAGTCTTTCCAACTGCTGCTTTATATTTTCTCAGGAAGAAGATGCCAACGGAACATTTAAcctaatatatacattattagtTTAACTGAATGGGTTATTGCTAAGCGTTAACCACGTTAATTGGCAGGCACGCCTTTGCATCAAAAAATTTGTCAGAGGAGCAGTTAATTATGATTCTTCTTGGACCAGTTCGGTATGGAATCAACTCAACTTGGGTTCTTATTTGTTCATGTGCTTTCAGATCTGGTAATctaaaaaataggaaaacaaataaaattcaaatgAGGGTAATTCCctgaatacaaatgtatattgcCATATTCAAAAAGAACTTGTTCAAATGACTTTTCATCTCTATTAATGATTcgtttatagtgatgagtgaatctgtcccttttttttttgccacaaaattcttgaaactgcaaaaaaaaatcaattttttgccACGACCATGCTTTTTGTTGGTGTGACTGcgaccttttttgatgcaactttttcctcactctgcaaatttttgatgCATAAAAAATGATACTGGATTTGAAAACACATTTTCATATTTAACCTCCCTATGTGTTACTGTAGCTTTGGAGAAGCTAAATGGGTTGGTAAGTTCAGTTggcagcagggtcagactgggccactaaGATACCGGGAAAACCCCCAGTGGATCCCCCCCCTGGCCGACGTGGGCACCTGGTTGGCAGGCAGACATTTACAGATGTAGCCAAGTAATTTTCTCTCCAGTTCACACAAAACACATCAgagtattcatttaaaaaaaaatcatgtggcaAAGTGCGCCAAACACCTAAATAAAATGTGCTGTAATTGTAGATGGGTTACTGGATCCATCTGTAATTCCATCTGGTTTATCCAGTTATTTTACTGCCTGATGATGGGaaagctttatatataaatgtctttatttcaacACTGTAATTCTTACTGTTCAAATTATTTTATACTTACGTAATCTTCCGTTGATGCTTCAGAAGGCCACTTCCCTCTATAACCATAAAACAGTTTGTAACACTTTCTGGGAGTGGATTGTCAAGGACAACATCTACAGTGACTGTTTTGTTTAGGGTTGCTTGTTCTGAGGCCTAAACATATATAAAGAAAGCAAAACTGTATCATCACCGGTGACTTACAACTTAGGAAAAATACACTTGAATAGATATAACTGGAAAAATAAAGATTGCTAACTTGAAGAACAtaacacaacacaaaaacccctaaaaGCCTATCCCTGTTGTCTGTTTCTCCTTAAagtgtgaataaataccattttatatgctaaaacacagctgcaaaacagttgttatctttctgcatcatttgaaatcttggcaggggagaagggactaaaacattgatgttacaaattgtaacaacttctccacagcttacagacagtatgcaggaactgcatagcccacaatgcattgcactgtgatctttttttccttactgacatcacgtgtgcagggatttgtgggatttggaagatgcaggctgaaggcaggctaaggacagtcaactactgttatgTTTCTTtgaatctcaaagtagtcagccagatcagcagaacactAGCTTGAAAACAGAATCCATTCGAGTCAGTGGGTCTGTGGGTAAAtcacttgaaattatgtttacttttcaaaaagcttaagttgtatttgggtggaaTTCCTCTTATAAAGACTGCTAACTTAAAGAACAATTGTGATTTAATACTAAGGGCCAGATTTCTGATTGCTTGAGCCTTTAGCAATCACAAAGGAAAACCACGTTACAAGCAGGCTTTCATAAATAACAAAAAGTGTGGCACCTAAAAGCTGcagaactttttattatttacgaAAGCCTACTTGGGTAATACTCTCAACTGATGAGGTATTTTTGCCGGAAACCTAGCATAAGCTCCTTAATTCAATCAGGGTTTCCGTTATGATTGCTCtagtaataataaatatgccccctagtctGCTGAGCTAAAGAGGGCCCTGCACGaatgatcttacaatctaaagttACACAAGTTCCAGATATAAACTGGCTAAAATATAGGCCAGTTATACATAAATATCATGGTAGATAAACATGGTGAGGCGACCAATGGACACACTTAGAACAGTAAGCCAtcaactctgggatggcagtgcatatcatctacttggactttgctaaagcgtttgatacagtacctcacagaaggttaatgataaaattgaggaatattggcctagaacataatatttgtacttggacagagaactggctgaaggacagattacaaagagtggtggtaaatggaacattttctaattgaaccagtgtggttagtggagtatcgCAGGGaaacaatttgacaaaattggaaaagtgggcagaaaaatggaaaatgaggtttaatgttgaaaaatgcaaagttatgccctttggtagaaataacataaatgcaaattatacactaaatggtaggagggatccttaactgagaaggatctaggggttttagtagataacaagttgtctaattccaggcagtgtcattctgtggctactaaagcaaataaagtaaaataaagctttgcataaaaaagggcatcaaCTCAAGGGAAGAAAACATGATCTTGCCTCTTTacaggtctctggtaaggcctcaccttgagtatgcagtgcagttttgggctccagtccttaagaaggatattaatgagctggaggaaGAGCTggttggaagatttaaactatgaggttagactgtcaaggttagggttgtttttttctggaaaaaaggtgcttgcgaggggacatgattactctgtacaagtacattagaggggattataggcagatagggcatgttcttttttcccataaaaacgatcagcgcaccagagcccccccccccccccatagattaAAGGAAGGGAACatttatttgaagcagtgtaggtgttttttttatggtAAGGGCAGTGAGTTTGTGGCATGCCCTTTCGAGTGATGTGGTGATGGcagaaaggaaaactataccctagaatgaatactttaccaacagaAAGGTCACTTAACATAGTATAAACTATTAAAGTATCTTGCcaatctggaatatatatatcagtaaatatagcccttttgcatcctttcccttgatccaccatttagcgGTGGGCTGCGTGCTccatcagagatcacatgaccagaaataatgcagctctaactgtaacaggaagtagtgtgcaATCAAAAGGGAGAACTCATTgtacattaattggctgatgtgacctagcatgtgtgtgtgccttggcttgtttgtgaatcctatgatcccaggaggcggcccttaattcttaaaatgacaattctctatttaggagtacctaatagcacatactactaaaaaagtatatttttatgaaaatggtttatttagatgaagcagggttttacttgtttatgcagtatatttttatagagaccaacattgtttgggggtatagtttctctttaatgcctttaagaatgccttggatgaattcttgaacaagcataatatccaaggctattgttatactaatatctacagcagggggctcaaactcaatttacctgggggccgcaggaggcaaagtcaggatgaggctgggccgcataagggatttcacaaaaaattggctttcaagggataatgcaaggcacggcgggcgggagctgctgattgcggaaatgacgttatgccatcataacagttattatgggaagacgttctgtgtgcacaattagctccttagcataataacttcccataataactgttatgatggcataacgtcattgccgcaatcagcagctcccgcccgccatgccttgcattatcccttgaatcgcaataaaaatcgcgatccattcattgcttttgagaaggcgttggtgcgggccacaaaatattgtaccgagggccgcaaatggcccgtgggccgcgagtttgagacccctgatctacagttaatattgatgttggtatatatagcttatataggttggtatgggtctatgtgtgtgtgctggggttcacttggaagggttgacctTTGTtggtcctttttcaacccaacttaactatgaaactatgtaactatcccacAATGCAAAGTTTTAGAAAGCTTTTGTTGCTCAATATATCTTGTTTGGcatgttaaaggggtagtataTCCTCTTGTTCAACACAAGTGCATTAAATAGGACTTTATGTTGAACATAAATTTTGCTTACCGTGTTAACCAAGAGCCAAACAGGGCTACCTCCTCGTGAGGTAGATTCCCTTCCTCTCCtctttgttgtgacttttttctcataaaaaaggTATCCTGCTCCTTTTAGAAGATTTTTTTGGGACTATGAAGGAGGAGTGTGTGTtgggaaatatttaaaaaacatagtTACCTTCGTAAGTTTTCCTAACAGTCAAGGGTTACAGCGATACTGGCAACTTTTTACAGACTACCATTATGCATATCAATCGCCCCACTGACAGTTTCCTGACTATAGTATGAACGGTACCTTTAATTCCAGTGGCGGGTGTTTCAAGATGATAATCTTATTAACCAAAAGACATCCTCCTTTTTCCTCATGACACACAGCCACAATATGGATCATATTGTTAGTAGTTATGGTGTCTTTATACTGTGAATACAGTATTTTCAAAGGTATAGctttttctgaaataaaaatgtgttatcACAGGGACAGCATGATGAccatttattgtttattaaagaataagtatGGCATATTGAGTAAAACAGGGGTACTCCAAAGTCTGAGACCTATATATTTCTAGGGGATTTGATTGGTCACTAGATACAGAAGGTTTTAGCACTAAAAAGTGTTGGAGTAAAACTCGAATTaaaaatttgcctaggacaactcccattcacTTTTAGAAAaattcacaagcttttagatgtcgaatttttacttttgagtttttgggttttttgcacttaaaaaataccagacatttgagtttctTTACCTATAATTTGAATTCAAGTTGGTTTAGCGcaagaaaaaactcaaattgtgaaaTAAATCAAACTCAGACATTGgttgaaaatatttgtaatacaggTGATCCATCATTTGTATCACCATATCATaaggttatttaaaaaaacatttaaacattaaataaacccaaaaggattgttttgccacaaatatggagtcatgcagcttagttacgatcaagtacaaggcactggtttattattagttaaaaaaaggaaagcattttttttttaaaaaattcgaTTTCATTTCTTAAAATGGATATCAGGTTTATGGATAAGAAATCCTATACCTGAAATCTGTGAAAACTTTCTTAAGGCAGTTGATTGGCCCATGGCTGGAACTAACTCCGTCCCCCTTTACTACTGGTAGTTGATCATGACTCACTAAAATATAGATTAAACCAAGTATGACATATAGTCAATGAAGGACCAAATCATGGCATATATGTGGTCCATTGGCACATATATGGCAACATATATGGCAACTTCTAGGGTCCCTTTCTGACTGCCACAGATCTATCCCCCTTGCAGCACACTGCACCAACTTCCACTCCACTAACTGCCTACAAGTATGGTGGATAGGCAGCAGGTAGCTACACTAGTGGGGGCCAGGACCAAAAGGACCAGGCCCACTGGGCTTTTTCCTGGTATACTAATGGGACAGTCCAACCTTGATTGCCAGCCAGGCACACAGGCCCTTAGTTTCATTAGCTATAGGACTGAACTTCTGCATCAGTGCTCTTGAGCCCTATATGGGTAACCAAATCAAGCCTGGAAAGCAACCTGATAAACAAATGGATTCTTCAATGGTTTCCAAAGATTTCAAGACCCAAATACTTCAACTGTAACTTATTTGTTTACCTTCATTAACAGTCAAGGAGACAGCCTGGGATTCCTTCAGTATTTCTTTCACTGGAGTTCTGTTATATACAATCACAGTAGCAGTCCAATTCACCTTGACTTTTCTGTGGCCAGAGGAGGCATTTTTCAGATTCAGCATGGCTGTGACATCTTGACCAACTTGTGGCTGTGCACTCATCTTTAAAGTGACAATGATTTGGGATTTTGGTGCATATGCTACCTTTTTGACTGATGATGCTGCACTTAAAGCCGTAATTCCGGTGCTTGATTCTGCTACCTGTCTCTGCGCTTTAAAATATACTTCTCTTTCCTCACTGGAACCTTGTGGTTAAACAGAAAAGAATTAGCTATTGATGTTGCTCTCTAGACTTTTCTTGCAAtcattatttacatatttatgtgtatatttataatatttgtgGTGACAAGTGTAAAGGTATACTTTAACTATGAGCAAATAAATCTGCTACATATTTAAAAGCAACCAATTTTTCTAATTTTCCATGGcatttttgcagcatttttcacTGATTAGACTTAtaggttgctacgggttactgcccaggtgcaaatttggccaatgttcataaatgagccctattgcaTACATAATTCTAAAATGTAAGGATAGTATATGGATCTCTTTTAACACCATGTCCTAAAAAAGTTGGTCACCGATctcattatttaataaaatacaacaaGGTAACCGAAAAACAGATTAGAGacacatttaaaaatattatcacattAGAATGCTTGAATCATTGATGCACATCTTCCCTTGGGATGTGTTCcgaaaaaatgattaatttaaaaaatctgaagcaGATAAGAACTAAAAGTAAAACCAAGCATTTATTACTTTTTCTGTTAATAAAACCAGTGTCATATTGCACCCTAGTGGAAATTGTTGTCACTACTTTAAAGAATCTCTATGGCAATGGTTCACAAACTATTCAGCTAGAGGGGATGGCTGAGGGCAATTTTGTAAGGTTTGAGGGAATGTGTATTTGTTCTGCTATAAACAGCTGAAAAAACAAGTATACTAATAAAATGGATGCAAGATTTAAAAAACTAGTGATTTTACGGGAGTTGTTTCCTGAGATGTTCAAAATTGTCTGGTTGATTATATTGGGGGCTGTATCTGCACAAATGTAGtaacttaaggctaatgccagacgaggcttagggcagatattttcggcaagcggaaaagagccaatgaatagaatacgctcgggtgcaggcacatgtagcctaaatacgcatgaaaatgcgaaataatgcaataataaagtcttgcgttttcatgcgtatatcggctacatgtgcctgcacccgagcgtatctcattaattcaggtgcaggcacatgtaggaggcgtagggcggaattttctgCAAGCgattttccacttgccgaaaatatccgtccTACGCCTCATCGGGCATTAGCCTAATATCTAACAGTTCAACTAATATTTTCCATAACAGATTATGCCTTTGTTAAATAAGATGATTATTTTGCTAAATAACACGGTACCTTCAGTATGTTTGTAATCATTTGTTACATCCACACGAGAAGAAGAACCTACTGCTTTGGTGCTAATGGTTTGGCCCACAGATGTAGTATCAGTGTGAACAAGGACGGTCCTTCCATCTTTGTACTTGACATAAGTTTTTTTATCAGCATTTACTTCAGAAAATACAAATACTCCATCAAAGTTTAAGTTCACATCTCCCAGTTTGACAGCTCTTTGTGAAGTGGGTCCAAGGCAATAGATGCCtaataaaataagaaacaaaatttTACAAGTTACAAGAAGCAGCCCTGGGTTATTATTTTGCCATACTTTTGGCATCTTGCTCTGATTTACTTTCTATTCCCTACTATTCCTACCTACGAGGGCTCAATGTGCTGAGTCCAGGGCAGTCAGCTTCTTACCTTCACTTAATTCTTGTGGGGTTGCATCTAGAATCTGCCACCCATCATAGGTTGAACCAAGATCTTTTCTAACAAACCAAACTTCATTCCAAGCATGGAAATTCCTACAACAAGAATCATTAAATATTGTAATTAATTGCAACATTCTAATGGGACTTGCTGTTTCTTCCACAAAACCAGCAGATATCAGTAGATAATATAAGAGCAGATAATATAATATTAGCAGATAATATAAGAGACTTTGCTTGCCTTGGGTGCAAATAGTACTTGGCCCAGCTTTGCATATATCTTAGTCTAAGAAAGGAAGGATTCCACCATAAGCAAGAGGGAAATGAATGTGCAAAAATGCTTCAGGCAGAAGACCTCAATAATGGAGAAAAAGCTTGGAAATGTAAGGTGAGCTGAACATCTTTTGGAATGTGGGGAAAGGGACCTCATGTATGATGAGTTGTAGTTAACTGCCTAGGTCATGTTATAGCATTTTCTAGGAGTGTAGAACCACTGGCATCAAGAGTTTAATCTAAAACTCTGAGCTATATTTCAGCTACAAGATCCACAATTTCTACAAGAACCTACCTGAGAAAGATGGCCTCATATGgcaatgcatttttatttgatttcaCTTTCAGGGTCACTGGCAGTGCTGTAGAGGCAatctacttggattttgccaaatcAATAGATGCAGCACCACCTAAACCTTTGCCTACTAATCTTAGCTTCGTTGGCCATGGTAATTcagtttgtacatggatagggaACTGGCTGAAAAATTGTTTACAGAAGATGGCTGTCaatggtacattttctacttGGAGCAGGATTCTAAGTGGGGTGATGCAGGGTTCCACTTTGGGGTGGTAGTATAAGCAATATATGAatgctatttataaatatataaggggatcatccaataaactttatgatGTTCTATCACCAGTACTGGAGTTTGAATAACTTTTTAACAACTACACAGAAAATACAAGATTACTAAAATGAAATCTTTGtataaagttgcaaaaaatacagtGTTAACAATTGTCTTGTTTTCAGTCTTAATGTATTTTATCAGTCATTCGCTAAGGaaagtttttattttctctttaactaACTATGAAGTCCTCTTACCACACACTATCAGGGGATGGGATGTTCGTTCCATCTTCATTATAATACTCTTCAATCACCAGGTTTCTGTTTGTGTCATGAGCCGACTCAATGTTAGTGATCACACGGGCAGGTAACCCCAGGCACCGCAGTACTTTATTGTAAGAACAAGAAAggaatacagaaaataaatcaaCCCTCAAGGTACTTTCCATTTGATAAGAAATTACATTTCACATAATGTTTATTCAGGATCTGTGTAAAATGACAAAACAGCATGTACATGataaagacattttatttattttattaaagtagatGTCAACCATGTGGAGTCATTTAGCTTAGCCTATGCATTTGTTAAGGGAACCTTCAAGCTAAACTGTGTTCCTAACTGTACTTAATATCaactttttttcacatatttaaaTCATTACTTAtgagtaaattattattttgacCTTACATGGATTATGCACTTTGGTTTGAATTTGAGAATTTGGTTTGCTAAtgtatacagggtcagactggggtccCACTAGGGCTACTGCCTCGGGGACCCCTGCACCCACCAAGGGGCCCCCAGCCACAGCCTTCTtaccctgcaggggcccccaccactgTCCGACCCCCTCCGTGTGctaaaggtaagtttaatttacgcgctctcgggggagggggtcggatggTAGAAGACCAGCAGCACGGAGGAGCACCCTGCGGGAATCAGGTCTAGGCCGACCCTGAATAGTTAAACCTAGGTGTAGGACCAGCCAGCAGGTGTTATCAAGTGAGCCTGAAAGTCTATATAGAGCAGTGCATTAGTGTGcattcctctttggctgatgagAAAGGGGATAGGACAAGGAGCCTGCGGTTGACCAATTCAGTAGTTGTCTGGTAGGAACGAATAAAAAAGATAGTGATAGTAAGATCTTCTGAACTCACTGCAGTCAGTGAGAGTTAGCGCTAGGGTAGTGAGTTGAGCAGTtgaggctccaacgaggagagAGTGAGGGCCAGGTCAGTGTCCTGATGGTACTCACCCAGTTAGGGACCCAGAGAGACAGGGATGGGAGTACACAGAGCCCAGTCTATCTGTATGACAGGCTGcctctatatataataatatatactgtataatataatataatataataatctatAATAAAAGCTTGCAAAGACTTATGGTGTCCCTAAACTGTTGGAGAAAGACAAGGGATATCAGGTTGGGGGCCAGCAGCCATGCAATTCTGGCTTTCAAATTGTGTGGGAAGAATTGAGTGGAGATTGTGCTGGGAGTATAACAGCAGCAAGCATGGACCTCCAGTTTATTCATATCTATGGTAAAACCACATAGTGAGTGAGTGCTTGGCCTAATATCCCAACAAGGAGGGTACCATACACCACTTCACAATCCTGGTGTTAAGTTAAAATTCATGTGCAAATTGCTGATAGTGGGTTACTGGGCTGCTACTGCTGGTGACCAGTTGCTGTAGGTTAAATAAGAGTGACTCCAAAATAATGTAGCTGAGTTAACATGCCTGATGAAATCTTACTTGTGTGGGTTATGCCCCTCCCTGGCCAATGTCTTTCCTAATGTAACCAGTTTAGGTTTTGAAATCATGAATGCGCAGAGCCACTGAACCAATTAAATTTTGGTTACTTTTTCTTTCACAAATAATTTCTACAGATTTCAAGGCCTGGCCAATAGAGAACCACATAGACGTGCATAAAAGCGGGAAGTTGGAAACCACTGCACTGACCTGTACAGAGTACTCCAGCAAACACCCAGCACTGTCCAAATTTGACAGGTCCATTTTGACTCCATCTACGAAGAATTGTGCCACTTCCACTCCAGGAGCTAGGAGCTTCTCCTCCTGACATATCTGCAGTCCAGTTTCCAACTAGAACTCCGTTGTCATCATTACTGTTGACCTAAAATAAAATGCCCAGTTTCATTCTATGTTTGAAACCAACATATCTGGATATTCTTGCAAAAATGAATTAACAAGCAAATCCTCACCATAGCGCTCAAAACTCTTCCCACATAAATAGGGTTATATCTTTTAGCTACAGCTGAAAC includes:
- the LOC116407999 gene encoding protein-glutamine gamma-glutamyltransferase E-like — its product is MALQLKSVDLQQKSNAAAHNTSDFITKSLIVRRGQTFTIQLDCSRDLKDGERLDLCVETGPSPTKDNNTQAVMQVSSSGTSSSTSWSATLGSRSGGTLQVIISIPVNAVIGRYQMTAQLTASTTSSFPVGDFIVLFNPWASGDEVYMSNDEERREYVLNETGFIFLSSGRITWDYGQFEEDILDICLLLLDRSTEYRRNPVSAVAKRYNPIYVGRVLSAMVNSNDDNGVLVGNWTADMSGGEAPSSWSGSGTILRRWSQNGPVKFGQCWVFAGVLCTVLRCLGLPARVITNIESAHDTNRNLVIEEYYNEDGTNIPSPDSVWNFHAWNEVWFVRKDLGSTYDGWQILDATPQELSEGIYCLGPTSQRAVKLGDVNLNFDGVFVFSEVNADKKTYVKYKDGRTVLVHTDTTSVGQTISTKAVGSSSRVDVTNDYKHTEGSSEEREVYFKAQRQVAESSTGITALSAASSVKKVAYAPKSQIIVTLKMSAQPQVGQDVTAMLNLKNASSGHRKVKVNWTATVIVYNRTPVKEILKESQAVSLTVNEEKAIPLKILYSQYKDTITTNNMIHIVAVCHEEKGGCLLVNKIIILKHPPLELKVPFIL